The following coding sequences are from one Microbacterium wangchenii window:
- a CDS encoding glycoside hydrolase family 172 protein has protein sequence MNAPRVPAPDLSSISGLWPLQTRSISPENFDGAVGGGGRATEGTGAASARDLGPGWKISPSVDIKAGETFDLAAIEGAGKITHIWITTHTDNWRTLVLRAYWDGADEPAVEVPYGDFFCNGWGVFAQVNSQPIAANPHGGFNSYWPMPFRDGARLTLENTSVVDVRVYFQITYEIGGDYTGDGYFHAQWRRSNPLGELVPHTILEGIEGQGQYVGTYIAWGVNSNGWWGEGEIKFYLDDDTDYPTICGTGTEDYFGGAWNFDIPGQGYTEFSTPYLGMPQVIRPDGLYVSQQRFGMYRWHLLDPIFFSSGVPKVDIQALGWRSGWRYLPLRDDIASTAMFYLDRPTARRPKSPTADDMEVHLGTAPVPDIGATPPRAPQD, from the coding sequence ATGAATGCACCGCGCGTACCCGCCCCTGATCTTTCGTCCATCTCCGGTCTGTGGCCGCTGCAGACCCGGTCCATCTCCCCGGAGAACTTCGACGGCGCGGTGGGTGGAGGCGGCCGGGCCACGGAAGGCACGGGGGCCGCCAGTGCGCGCGATCTCGGGCCCGGGTGGAAGATCTCCCCGAGCGTCGACATCAAAGCCGGTGAGACGTTCGATCTGGCCGCGATCGAGGGCGCCGGGAAGATCACGCACATCTGGATCACCACGCACACCGACAACTGGCGCACCCTCGTCCTGCGGGCGTACTGGGACGGCGCCGACGAGCCCGCCGTCGAAGTGCCGTACGGCGACTTCTTCTGCAACGGGTGGGGCGTGTTCGCCCAGGTGAACTCGCAGCCGATCGCGGCGAATCCGCACGGCGGGTTCAACTCGTACTGGCCCATGCCGTTCCGAGACGGGGCGCGCCTGACGCTGGAGAACACCTCCGTCGTCGATGTGCGCGTCTACTTCCAGATCACCTACGAAATCGGCGGGGACTACACCGGAGACGGCTACTTCCACGCGCAGTGGCGGCGCTCCAACCCGCTCGGCGAGCTCGTCCCGCACACGATCCTGGAGGGCATCGAGGGGCAGGGGCAGTACGTCGGCACGTATATCGCGTGGGGTGTGAACTCCAACGGCTGGTGGGGCGAAGGCGAGATCAAGTTCTATCTCGACGACGACACCGACTATCCGACGATCTGCGGCACCGGCACCGAGGACTACTTCGGCGGTGCGTGGAACTTCGACATCCCCGGTCAGGGATACACCGAGTTCTCCACCCCGTACCTGGGGATGCCGCAGGTCATCCGCCCCGACGGGCTCTACGTCAGCCAGCAGCGCTTCGGCATGTACCGCTGGCACCTGCTGGACCCGATCTTCTTCTCCTCCGGAGTGCCGAAGGTCGACATCCAGGCGCTCGGGTGGCGCAGCGGATGGCGCTACCTGCCGCTGCGCGACGACATCGCATCGACGGCGATGTTCTACCTCGACCGGCCCACCGCGCGCCGGCCGAAGTCACCGACCGCCGACGACATGGAGGTCCACCTAGGGACCGCCCCCGTGCCCGACATCGGCGCCACCCCTCCCCGCGCGCCGCAGGACTGA
- a CDS encoding GH116 family glycosyl-hydrolase, producing the protein MTRRARAIPHTAERAAFPLGGLGTGNVSLGARGELRDWELENLPDKGRFNPYSFFAIHAAPLSGPAVTRVLEARLTGRHDGDAGYPFDRLAGLPRLQSATMHGEYPVVDIDFADDVLPVQVSLRAFTPLVPLDADASGIPGAVLRYTVTNPGDRSVAVTIVGSVSHTAGRGEGPFGMRAAQTVRWRDEGAVRGLDFGIRLPEDDPGYGTLSLTTTDAATTVKPQWVTGFWPDGPRLFWNDLSDDGRLDPEPKLTLEDRPRGLFADSVPADASAPMTEEELFERLPRLRTGSLGIVHDIAPGESRAFEFVLAWSFPNRRRAWRGHIVFDDPHADEIVRNHYAMLWPDAWAAASHLHGALPELEAATLAFVDALYGGTLDPVVADAVGANLAAARSTTAFVVETPNPELGEGPVFAAWEGSFDHSGSCEGTCTHVWSYAQTMAWLFPSLERSARRVEYLLETDAAGAQKFRSNRVFGSPSWFMGPAVDGQLGTFLRLYREWRFCGDDDFLRELWPAAVRSLEHAVDAWDRDGDGLLDGELHNTYDIEFHGVDPLANGFFAAALRAGARMADHLGDSARAAGWRDRAERASGGMDDVLWNGEYYRQVIDDVDAHRYQYGDGVLSDQLLGQFHAWINGLGDLLPRHRLRSALGAVVTHNFRDDLSTHESTQRVYALNDEGGLLLASWPRGGRPAIPFVYSDEVWTGVEHQVAASLVYAGLPDQALRIERAVRARYAGDARNPWNEIECGNHYARSLASWGLLLAFSGVQWDAPTRTLAFDPVGDRPFRSLFTTGTGWGRVEIDGETVALHVHGGTLELDRLLLAGRELPISATPSETPARLRLGVGASHTATASHARQLVEDNA; encoded by the coding sequence GTGACGCGGCGGGCCCGTGCCATCCCGCACACGGCGGAGCGGGCGGCGTTCCCGCTGGGGGGACTGGGCACGGGGAACGTGTCGCTCGGCGCCCGCGGAGAACTCCGTGACTGGGAACTGGAGAACCTCCCCGACAAAGGGCGGTTCAACCCGTACTCCTTCTTCGCGATCCACGCCGCGCCGCTGAGCGGGCCCGCGGTGACCCGCGTCCTGGAAGCGCGCCTGACGGGCCGCCACGACGGCGACGCGGGCTACCCCTTCGACCGGCTCGCCGGCCTGCCGCGTCTGCAGTCGGCGACGATGCACGGGGAGTATCCGGTCGTCGACATCGACTTCGCCGACGACGTCCTCCCCGTCCAGGTGTCGCTTCGCGCCTTCACGCCCCTCGTCCCCCTCGACGCCGACGCCTCCGGCATCCCCGGTGCGGTGCTGCGCTACACCGTCACCAATCCCGGCGACCGCTCCGTCGCCGTGACGATCGTCGGCAGTGTGAGCCATACCGCCGGGCGCGGCGAGGGCCCCTTCGGCATGCGCGCCGCGCAGACGGTACGGTGGCGCGACGAAGGCGCCGTGCGGGGCCTGGACTTCGGCATCCGCCTCCCCGAGGACGACCCCGGCTACGGCACCCTCAGTCTCACCACGACGGATGCGGCGACCACCGTGAAGCCCCAGTGGGTGACCGGGTTCTGGCCCGACGGACCCCGCCTGTTCTGGAACGACCTCTCCGACGACGGCCGCCTCGACCCGGAACCGAAGCTCACCCTCGAGGACCGTCCGCGCGGTCTGTTCGCGGACTCGGTACCGGCCGACGCATCCGCGCCCATGACGGAGGAGGAGCTGTTCGAGCGGCTCCCCCGCCTGCGCACGGGATCGCTCGGCATCGTCCACGACATCGCCCCCGGCGAGAGCCGCGCATTCGAGTTCGTGCTGGCATGGAGCTTCCCGAACCGGCGACGTGCCTGGCGGGGCCACATCGTGTTCGACGATCCGCATGCCGACGAGATCGTGCGCAACCACTACGCGATGCTGTGGCCGGATGCGTGGGCGGCGGCGAGCCACCTGCACGGCGCGCTGCCCGAGCTGGAGGCCGCCACACTCGCCTTCGTCGACGCGCTCTACGGCGGCACACTGGATCCGGTCGTGGCGGATGCGGTCGGGGCGAACCTCGCCGCAGCCCGATCCACCACCGCTTTCGTCGTCGAGACGCCGAATCCGGAGCTGGGGGAGGGGCCGGTCTTCGCGGCGTGGGAGGGATCCTTCGACCACTCCGGATCCTGCGAGGGGACGTGCACCCACGTGTGGTCGTACGCCCAGACCATGGCGTGGCTGTTCCCGTCACTGGAGCGCAGCGCGCGACGCGTGGAGTACCTGCTGGAGACGGATGCCGCGGGGGCGCAGAAGTTCCGGTCCAATCGCGTGTTCGGCAGTCCGTCCTGGTTCATGGGGCCCGCCGTCGACGGCCAGCTCGGGACGTTCCTGCGCCTGTACCGGGAGTGGCGGTTCTGCGGCGATGACGACTTCCTCCGCGAACTGTGGCCGGCCGCCGTCCGCTCCCTCGAGCACGCAGTCGATGCCTGGGATCGGGATGGGGACGGACTGCTCGACGGTGAGCTGCACAACACCTACGACATCGAATTCCACGGCGTCGATCCGCTCGCGAACGGCTTCTTCGCCGCAGCGCTGAGAGCGGGAGCCCGCATGGCCGACCACCTCGGCGACTCCGCGCGCGCGGCGGGATGGCGTGACCGGGCCGAGCGCGCCTCCGGCGGCATGGATGACGTGCTGTGGAACGGGGAGTACTACCGGCAGGTGATCGACGACGTCGACGCGCACCGGTACCAGTACGGCGACGGGGTGCTCTCCGACCAGCTGCTGGGCCAGTTCCATGCGTGGATCAACGGGCTCGGCGACCTCCTCCCGCGCCACCGGCTGCGCAGCGCGCTGGGCGCCGTCGTCACGCACAACTTCCGCGACGACCTCAGCACGCACGAGAGCACGCAGCGCGTCTACGCCCTCAACGACGAAGGCGGACTCCTGCTGGCCTCGTGGCCGCGCGGCGGGCGGCCCGCCATCCCCTTCGTGTACTCCGACGAGGTGTGGACCGGCGTCGAGCACCAGGTGGCCGCATCCCTCGTCTACGCCGGCCTTCCGGATCAGGCGCTGCGGATCGAGCGCGCCGTGCGCGCCCGGTACGCCGGCGACGCGCGCAATCCGTGGAACGAGATCGAGTGCGGCAACCACTATGCGCGCTCGCTCGCGTCATGGGGACTGCTGCTGGCCTTCAGCGGCGTCCAGTGGGACGCGCCCACCCGCACGCTCGCCTTCGACCCCGTCGGCGACCGGCCCTTCCGCTCGTTGTTCACCACGGGCACGGGGTGGGGGCGCGTCGAGATCGACGGTGAGACGGTCGCGCTGCACGTGCACGGCGGGACGCTCGAGCTCGATCGCCTTCTGCTGGCCGGGCGCGAGCTGCCGATCTCCGCCACCCCCTCCGAGACCCCCGCTCGCCTCCGTCTCGGAGTCGGAGCGAGCCACACCGCCACCGCATCCCACGCCCGTCAGCTAGTCGAGGACAACGCATGA
- a CDS encoding glycosyltransferase → MHVVMFGDQHVESSGGAQVSMRLQRRFLERAGQTVTIVAPRMHARATPDAAYVDLPSIPVTLDREYSMSLPGARTDRFVDAAMSRRPPVDVVHVQADFWGALIGHRFARRHGLPVVHTMHNRVDVGIAAVAPFPGLVLRVLNAGARRVLGVSSRAAGSGSDGWSYLRLLAGGVDAVTAPSGHFARRLEAHGVHPAVDVVWNGIDDDVLDSASAAPADGRAPGPPRLVWVGRMSAEKRLLPFLEGLAESGVAADVEVIGGGGQARAARRLVRRRRPAASVVFTGRLPYPETLRRIAAADAVVQTSIGFETQGMTVFEAAALGTPAVVSDPDIAAELGSGAWTVADASTTALAATLRQAADDITAGTAPVPESRIRELFRQSSRTAAMVDVYQRAIAGRSVSSG, encoded by the coding sequence GTGCACGTCGTGATGTTCGGCGACCAGCACGTCGAGTCATCCGGCGGCGCGCAGGTGTCGATGCGCCTGCAGCGGCGCTTCCTCGAACGCGCCGGCCAAACCGTCACGATCGTCGCCCCGCGCATGCACGCCCGCGCCACGCCCGACGCGGCGTACGTCGACCTCCCCTCGATCCCCGTCACGCTCGACCGGGAGTACTCGATGAGCCTTCCCGGCGCCCGCACCGACCGGTTCGTGGATGCGGCGATGTCCCGCCGCCCGCCGGTGGACGTCGTCCACGTGCAGGCGGACTTCTGGGGCGCGCTCATCGGGCACCGCTTCGCCCGGCGTCACGGCCTGCCCGTCGTGCACACGATGCACAACCGGGTCGACGTGGGAATCGCCGCGGTCGCCCCCTTCCCCGGCCTGGTTCTGCGCGTGCTCAACGCGGGGGCGCGACGCGTCCTCGGCGTGAGCTCCCGCGCGGCGGGGTCCGGATCCGACGGGTGGTCGTATCTGCGTCTGCTGGCCGGCGGGGTCGACGCGGTGACGGCGCCCTCGGGCCACTTCGCGCGCCGCCTCGAGGCGCACGGGGTCCACCCCGCCGTCGACGTCGTCTGGAACGGGATCGACGACGACGTCCTGGACTCCGCCTCTGCAGCGCCGGCGGACGGGCGCGCTCCCGGCCCTCCGCGGCTGGTGTGGGTGGGCCGGATGAGCGCGGAGAAGCGTCTCCTGCCCTTCCTCGAGGGCCTCGCCGAATCCGGCGTCGCCGCCGACGTGGAGGTCATCGGGGGAGGCGGCCAGGCACGTGCCGCCCGCCGGCTCGTGCGTCGGCGCCGACCCGCGGCATCCGTCGTCTTCACCGGCCGCCTGCCCTACCCCGAGACCCTGCGCCGCATCGCCGCGGCCGACGCGGTCGTGCAGACCTCGATCGGCTTCGAGACGCAGGGCATGACGGTGTTCGAGGCCGCTGCGTTGGGGACCCCTGCTGTGGTCAGCGACCCCGACATCGCCGCTGAGCTCGGCTCGGGCGCCTGGACGGTGGCGGATGCCTCGACGACGGCCCTGGCCGCGACGCTCCGGCAGGCTGCCGACGACATTACAGCCGGCACGGCGCCCGTCCCCGAGTCGCGCATACGGGAGCTGTTCCGCCAGTCCTCCCGCACGGCGGCGATGGTGGACGTGTATCAGCGGGCGATCGCGGGGCGCAGCGTCAGCTCAGGCTGA
- a CDS encoding DUF4185 domain-containing protein, whose translation MKAPRAAGTGVLVVALALSACSATPERPSPDAPLRGEVADGVTVVGVSDGDLWPSCWAEDDALYAANGDGGGFGFEFFDIAVNRLTGSPEDEAGVEGEFLAGGDALGQVWSGAQFTRKPTGMLCTDEAIYLAVQDLRLDFNEAPAATIARSDDHGETWTWDTATPMFGDGVFTTIWFADYGKAGRHAPDPEYAYAYGLDGNWRDSFDDSAPDPTELFLARVPLASVQDAATWEFYAGEPGASEPTWSPDIARKRPVLIDERRRYPTDAAVQPGQTVGARNLSVLSQGGVTFLPALERYVYTSWTELTFEFYEAPAPWGPWKLFLSEDFGPYPWTQDRFGGYGTSIPSKFLSEDNRRVWVQSNVCPCAPAGMSSYWFGLRPLDLDLDG comes from the coding sequence GTGAAGGCGCCGCGGGCCGCCGGGACGGGAGTCCTCGTCGTGGCCCTGGCACTGTCGGCCTGCTCGGCGACGCCTGAGCGGCCCTCGCCCGACGCCCCCCTGCGCGGCGAGGTCGCGGACGGCGTGACGGTGGTGGGCGTCTCCGACGGAGACCTGTGGCCCAGCTGCTGGGCGGAGGACGACGCGCTGTACGCCGCGAACGGCGATGGCGGCGGGTTCGGCTTCGAGTTCTTCGACATCGCGGTCAATCGCCTCACCGGTTCACCCGAGGACGAGGCGGGAGTGGAGGGCGAGTTCCTCGCCGGCGGAGACGCGCTCGGCCAGGTGTGGTCGGGCGCGCAGTTCACCCGCAAGCCCACCGGGATGCTGTGCACCGACGAGGCGATCTACCTCGCCGTGCAGGATCTGCGGCTCGACTTCAACGAGGCCCCGGCAGCGACGATCGCCCGCAGTGACGACCACGGCGAGACCTGGACGTGGGATACGGCCACCCCGATGTTCGGTGACGGCGTCTTCACGACGATCTGGTTCGCCGACTACGGGAAGGCGGGCCGGCACGCACCTGACCCGGAGTATGCGTACGCGTACGGCCTCGACGGCAATTGGCGCGACTCCTTCGACGACTCGGCGCCCGATCCCACCGAGCTCTTCCTGGCGCGGGTTCCGCTGGCGTCGGTGCAGGACGCGGCCACGTGGGAGTTCTACGCCGGCGAGCCCGGCGCCTCCGAGCCGACGTGGAGCCCGGACATCGCGCGCAAGCGGCCGGTGCTGATCGACGAGCGGCGGAGATACCCGACGGACGCGGCGGTGCAGCCGGGACAGACCGTCGGGGCTCGGAACCTCAGCGTCCTCTCGCAGGGCGGGGTGACGTTCCTGCCGGCGCTCGAGCGATACGTCTACACCTCGTGGACCGAGCTCACCTTCGAGTTCTACGAAGCTCCCGCACCGTGGGGGCCGTGGAAGCTGTTCCTCTCCGAGGACTTCGGGCCGTACCCGTGGACTCAGGACCGCTTCGGCGGCTACGGCACATCGATCCCCTCGAAGTTCCTGTCCGAGGACAACCGCCGCGTGTGGGTGCAGTCCAACGTGTGCCCCTGCGCCCCGGCGGGCATGTCGTCGTATTGGTTCGGCCTGCGACCCCTCGACCTGGATCTGGACGGGTGA
- a CDS encoding LacI family DNA-binding transcriptional regulator → MATIYEVAKLAGVSPATVSRVFNGIGVSDSKTLAVREAARQLNFTPNRTARTLRRQASEVIALVIPDIENPYFTEMARGVEDVASQAGYSVVLCNTDSEIEKEATYLQIAIAEHMAGVILAAASDHSNLDDLLATGRPVVAVDRGTGYDIDGVVMANRTAGQAATENLVQAGYRRIACITGPQHIETAYERAEGWRGVVARHFPEASSEELLRYSTFRVDGGREAMEELLALPEPPDAVVAANNLLGVGAIQVLTEHALTPPEIGVAVVGSLPFTTLTPNAVTVVRLPARHMGVTAAKMLLERINGDDQPARTVVLRNEVRPARGANTA, encoded by the coding sequence ATGGCCACGATCTACGAGGTCGCGAAGCTCGCCGGCGTCTCACCGGCCACGGTGTCGCGCGTGTTCAACGGCATCGGGGTGTCGGACTCCAAGACCCTCGCCGTGCGCGAGGCCGCGCGCCAGCTGAACTTCACGCCCAACCGCACCGCGCGGACCCTCCGCCGCCAGGCCTCGGAAGTGATCGCGCTCGTCATCCCCGATATCGAGAACCCCTACTTCACCGAGATGGCGCGTGGAGTGGAGGACGTCGCCTCGCAGGCGGGGTACTCCGTCGTCCTGTGCAACACCGACTCCGAGATCGAGAAGGAAGCGACCTACCTCCAGATCGCGATCGCCGAGCACATGGCGGGCGTGATCCTGGCCGCGGCATCCGATCACTCCAACCTTGACGACCTCCTGGCCACCGGGCGGCCGGTCGTCGCGGTCGACCGCGGCACCGGCTACGACATCGACGGTGTCGTCATGGCCAATCGCACCGCCGGCCAGGCGGCGACCGAGAACCTCGTTCAGGCCGGGTACCGCCGGATCGCCTGCATCACCGGTCCGCAGCACATCGAGACGGCGTACGAGCGCGCGGAGGGGTGGCGTGGCGTCGTCGCGCGGCACTTCCCGGAGGCCTCTTCCGAGGAACTGCTGCGGTACTCCACGTTCCGCGTCGACGGCGGCCGTGAGGCGATGGAGGAGCTCCTCGCTCTCCCCGAGCCGCCCGACGCCGTCGTCGCGGCGAACAACCTCCTCGGCGTCGGCGCGATCCAGGTCCTCACCGAGCACGCGCTCACCCCACCCGAGATCGGCGTGGCCGTCGTGGGCTCGCTCCCGTTCACGACGCTGACGCCCAACGCCGTCACCGTGGTGCGGCTCCCCGCGCGCCACATGGGCGTCACGGCGGCCAAGATGCTGCTCGAGCGCATCAACGGCGATGATCAGCCCGCGCGCACGGTGGTGCTGCGCAACGAGGTGCGCCCGGCACGCGGCGCGAACACCGCCTGA
- a CDS encoding fucose isomerase: MSTYTLPAPVTRPQSEPKTAYLIASGDLRESANVAGWATQAAMEAAVTRAFESLGWSVIRANDVDPATGHGFISSQRMGLEVFTRIPVDAPLIVAEAVWQYSHHVLPGLRTHEGPILTVANFAGDWPGLVGLLGLNAGLTKMGKEYSSIWSVDFSDEWFAEGIRQWCETGRIIHDASHVRALPTLPDTAEVQLGRALGDRLLAEKALIGVFDEGCMGMYNAIFDDELLNPIGIYKERLSQSALYAEMLRVPDEEADAAYEWLVSHGMTFRLGEDEATELTRGQVQWQMKMYIAALRMADDFGVDAIGIQYQQGLKDLVPASDLAEGMLNSTERPPVRSRDGERELFAGRPLPHFNEADEGVAVDALVTDRVWSAMGLVSDNTLHDVRWGEDYDGRFVWVYEISGSVPASHLGGWDHAEGWRQDPVFFPAGGSTVNGVSRPGELVVSRVFIADGILQVDIFRGTAVELPAEETERRKAATNPEWPIAHVVLHDVSRDQFMARHKANHAQVVYAPDAETADKALIAKAAMFHRIGVKVNLVGRVAGI, from the coding sequence ATGAGCACTTACACCCTGCCCGCCCCCGTGACCCGCCCCCAGAGCGAGCCGAAGACCGCCTACCTCATCGCGAGCGGAGACCTCCGCGAGTCGGCCAACGTCGCCGGCTGGGCCACGCAGGCCGCCATGGAGGCGGCGGTGACGCGCGCGTTCGAGTCGCTCGGCTGGAGCGTCATCCGCGCCAACGACGTCGACCCCGCCACTGGGCACGGCTTCATCTCCAGCCAGCGAATGGGTCTCGAGGTCTTCACGCGCATTCCCGTGGACGCCCCGCTGATCGTCGCCGAAGCGGTGTGGCAGTACTCCCACCACGTCCTGCCCGGGCTCCGCACCCACGAGGGGCCCATCCTCACCGTCGCGAACTTCGCGGGGGACTGGCCGGGCCTCGTCGGCCTGCTCGGACTGAACGCGGGCCTGACGAAGATGGGCAAGGAGTACTCCAGCATCTGGTCGGTCGACTTCTCCGACGAGTGGTTCGCGGAGGGCATCCGCCAGTGGTGCGAGACCGGCCGCATCATCCACGACGCCTCCCACGTGCGTGCGCTCCCCACCCTCCCCGACACCGCCGAGGTGCAGCTCGGACGTGCCCTGGGCGACCGGCTGCTGGCCGAGAAGGCGCTCATCGGCGTCTTCGACGAGGGCTGCATGGGCATGTACAACGCGATCTTCGACGACGAGCTGCTCAACCCGATCGGGATCTACAAGGAGCGGCTCTCGCAGTCGGCGCTGTACGCCGAGATGCTGCGCGTGCCCGACGAGGAGGCCGACGCCGCGTACGAGTGGCTCGTCTCCCACGGCATGACCTTCCGCCTCGGCGAGGATGAGGCCACCGAGCTCACGCGCGGCCAGGTGCAGTGGCAGATGAAGATGTACATCGCCGCCCTGCGTATGGCCGACGACTTCGGCGTGGACGCCATCGGCATCCAGTATCAGCAGGGCCTGAAGGATCTCGTGCCGGCCTCCGACCTCGCCGAAGGGATGCTGAACTCCACCGAGCGCCCGCCCGTGCGCTCCCGCGACGGTGAGCGTGAGCTGTTCGCCGGCCGTCCGCTGCCGCACTTCAACGAGGCCGACGAAGGCGTCGCCGTGGACGCGCTGGTCACCGACCGCGTGTGGAGCGCCATGGGCCTCGTGTCCGACAACACCCTGCACGACGTGCGATGGGGCGAGGACTACGACGGCCGGTTCGTCTGGGTGTACGAGATCTCGGGGTCGGTCCCGGCCTCCCACCTGGGCGGATGGGACCACGCGGAGGGCTGGCGTCAGGACCCGGTGTTCTTCCCCGCCGGCGGCTCCACCGTCAACGGCGTGTCCCGCCCGGGCGAACTGGTCGTCTCTCGTGTGTTCATCGCCGACGGCATCCTCCAGGTCGACATCTTCCGTGGGACGGCGGTCGAACTGCCCGCCGAGGAGACCGAGCGGCGAAAGGCCGCGACGAACCCGGAGTGGCCGATCGCGCACGTCGTGCTGCACGACGTCTCGCGCGATCAGTTCATGGCGCGGCACAAGGCCAACCACGCGCAGGTCGTCTACGCCCCCGACGCCGAGACGGCCGACAAGGCGCTCATCGCCAAGGCGGCGATGTTCCACCGGATCGGCGTGAAGGTCAATCTGGTGGGCCGCGTCGCCGGGATCTGA
- a CDS encoding potassium channel family protein — protein sequence MAEGDKRATAHRRHRHGRGETARTRRWEAATYWPLTVIAFLFLVAYTFQVIGDLQGAWRVATLTVIRLAWVVFAVDYLVRLILSSPRPRWFRTHLFDLAVVLIPALRPVRLLGALTRITSFTRTAGSSLRAKLLIYGTGAALLLIWQTALVVLEAERRAPGASIRSFGDALWWAFCTVTTVGYGDYVPVTAAGRTFAVLLMVGGVVLVGLIVASFSSWVVERATRGHAEQQPATRADVDRIIAALNARPGDTPPHPR from the coding sequence ATGGCCGAGGGTGACAAGCGCGCGACCGCACACCGCAGGCACAGACACGGCCGCGGCGAGACGGCCCGTACGCGACGCTGGGAAGCGGCCACGTACTGGCCGCTCACGGTCATCGCGTTCCTGTTCCTGGTGGCCTACACCTTCCAGGTGATCGGGGATCTGCAGGGCGCATGGCGCGTGGCGACGCTGACGGTCATCCGGCTCGCGTGGGTGGTCTTCGCCGTCGACTATCTCGTACGGCTCATCCTGTCCTCCCCGCGGCCGCGATGGTTCCGCACCCACCTGTTCGATCTCGCCGTCGTCCTCATCCCCGCCCTCCGCCCCGTGCGGCTGCTGGGTGCCCTGACGCGCATCACGTCGTTCACACGGACGGCGGGGAGTTCCCTGCGGGCGAAGCTGCTGATCTACGGCACGGGGGCGGCGCTGCTGCTGATCTGGCAGACCGCGCTCGTCGTGCTCGAGGCCGAGCGCAGGGCCCCGGGCGCCAGCATCCGCTCGTTCGGGGACGCCCTGTGGTGGGCGTTCTGCACGGTCACGACGGTCGGATACGGCGACTACGTCCCCGTGACGGCGGCGGGCCGGACGTTCGCCGTGCTGCTCATGGTGGGCGGGGTGGTGCTGGTCGGGCTCATCGTCGCGAGCTTCTCCTCGTGGGTCGTCGAGCGGGCGACACGGGGTCACGCGGAGCAGCAGCCGGCCACGCGCGCCGACGTCGACCGGATCATCGCGGCCCTGAACGCGCGACCGGGCGACACTCCGCCGCATCCGCGCTGA
- a CDS encoding glycosyltransferase: MTTPATPDSPDAAPRLTVLVGCDTFAPDINGAARFAERLSAGLVERGHDVHVMAPNTAYRRSHPRTEVIEGQPMMLHRLPSVRWPPHDWLRFVWPWRSKHYARKVLDAVKPDVVHIQSHIVIGRGLAREARKRGIPIVATNHVMAENILDFTTLPDALNQVVVKLAWADAKRTFNLTRAVTTPTRKAADFLESTIDIHGVIPVSCGIDRRNYSPHLAPRESNRILFVGRLTSEKGIDVLLRAVEQLDPALDVTLDIVGGGDQRKNLETLAEQLGISGRVTFHGHASEEDLRSLYSRASVFAIASIAELQSIATMEAMASGLPVVAADAVALPHLVHDGENGYLFEPGNAAEMSARLTDVLTADPEEFLRMQQASLDGVVVHDIERTLDTFEALYRGTPLPE; this comes from the coding sequence GTGACCACCCCTGCGACGCCTGACAGTCCCGACGCCGCCCCTCGCCTCACCGTCCTGGTGGGCTGCGACACCTTCGCTCCCGACATCAACGGCGCCGCCCGTTTCGCCGAGCGCCTCTCGGCCGGACTCGTCGAGCGCGGCCATGACGTGCACGTCATGGCGCCCAACACCGCGTATCGCCGCTCGCATCCGCGCACGGAGGTCATCGAGGGGCAGCCGATGATGCTGCATCGCCTGCCCTCCGTCCGCTGGCCCCCGCATGACTGGCTGCGGTTCGTCTGGCCGTGGCGCTCCAAGCACTATGCGCGCAAGGTGCTGGATGCGGTCAAGCCCGACGTCGTGCACATCCAGTCGCACATCGTGATCGGCCGGGGACTGGCTCGGGAGGCGCGCAAGCGCGGCATCCCCATCGTCGCCACCAACCACGTTATGGCCGAGAACATCCTCGACTTCACCACGCTGCCCGACGCACTCAACCAGGTCGTCGTCAAGCTCGCGTGGGCCGACGCCAAGCGCACCTTCAACCTCACCCGGGCGGTGACGACCCCCACGCGCAAGGCCGCGGACTTCCTCGAGTCGACCATCGACATCCACGGCGTGATTCCCGTCAGCTGCGGCATCGACCGGCGCAACTACTCCCCGCACCTCGCACCGCGCGAGTCCAACCGCATCCTCTTCGTCGGACGACTGACCTCGGAGAAGGGCATCGACGTGCTGCTGCGGGCCGTGGAGCAGCTCGACCCTGCGCTGGATGTCACCCTCGACATCGTCGGCGGCGGAGACCAGCGCAAGAACCTGGAGACCCTCGCCGAGCAGCTGGGGATCTCCGGCCGCGTGACCTTCCACGGGCACGCCAGCGAAGAGGACCTGCGCTCGCTGTACTCGCGTGCGAGCGTCTTCGCGATCGCCTCGATCGCCGAGCTGCAGTCCATCGCGACGATGGAGGCGATGGCCTCGGGCCTGCCCGTGGTCGCCGCCGACGCCGTCGCGCTGCCGCACCTCGTGCACGACGGCGAGAACGGGTACCTGTTCGAGCCGGGCAACGCGGCAGAGATGTCCGCGCGCCTCACCGACGTGCTCACGGCCGATCCGGAGGAGTTCCTGCGCATGCAGCAGGCGTCGCTGGACGGCGTGGTGGTGCACGACATCGAGCGCACGCTCGACACGTTCGAGGCCCTGTACCGCGGCACGCCCCTGCCGGAGTAG